In one Pseudomonadales bacterium genomic region, the following are encoded:
- a CDS encoding nucleoside-diphosphate sugar epimerase/dehydratase, whose protein sequence is MGKPAKLTIAIVTDLLLVPIALWLAFFFRLGTSQLINSYEYAWLFMAALVTAIPVFAASGLYQEVLRYMGRTTISTLLKAVSTAALLLALVIYLAQTELLVPRSVVFNYWILLFVLVGGARFIGRAVLVPDKPDRFFASLIPQREQLEHRRPIAIYGAGDAGYQLYTSILDDRDMVPVAFIDDNAALRHRTISGLKVYGPDELEALIQETDIREVFLAMPSLRPGRRREILESLEPTAVHVRTVPSVHEIMTGRRKVAELRDVQVEDILGREIVSPDPKLMQRCIRSQSVLVTGAGGSIGSELCRQIVEQKPVRLVLFEHSEFNLYSIEQELRTNIEKRQLDVELIGVLGSVLDSPHLTNVMSSFEIDTIYHVAAYKHVPIVERNIVAGIRNNVFGTLFAAQAALRAKVSNFVLISTDKAVRPTNIMGASKRLAELILQALAFEEQPELISVPGSRDSSNPQSIKRSTRFTMVRFGNVLDSSGSVIPIFRKQIELRGPVTVTHPEVTRYFMTIPEAAQLVIQASSLGTGGEVFVLDMGQPVKILELAQKMIRLSGLTVRDAENPDGDVAISFVGLRPGEKLFEELHIGSDIHPTGHPKIQRALENMIPWSEMVGVIHALQAAIESNDLQEIHKIFTETVDGFAVSEPLVDWMFEIGSLPKDNVGNLVAMPASRRLSD, encoded by the coding sequence TTGGGCAAACCTGCGAAGCTGACAATTGCCATCGTAACAGACCTGTTGCTGGTGCCGATCGCGCTGTGGCTGGCCTTTTTCTTCCGGCTGGGCACCAGTCAGCTGATCAACAGTTACGAATACGCGTGGTTGTTCATGGCGGCGCTGGTCACCGCTATTCCAGTTTTCGCCGCCAGTGGGCTCTATCAGGAGGTCCTCCGCTACATGGGGCGGACCACGATCTCGACGCTGCTGAAAGCGGTCAGTACCGCGGCCCTCCTGCTCGCACTGGTTATCTATCTTGCCCAGACTGAACTTCTGGTGCCGCGTAGTGTGGTTTTCAATTACTGGATTCTGCTGTTCGTGCTGGTTGGCGGGGCGAGGTTCATCGGAAGAGCGGTCCTGGTTCCAGACAAACCGGATCGCTTCTTCGCCAGCCTGATACCTCAACGAGAGCAGCTGGAACATAGACGTCCGATCGCGATCTATGGTGCGGGTGATGCGGGTTACCAGCTCTACACGAGCATTCTGGATGATCGGGATATGGTTCCCGTGGCCTTCATAGACGACAACGCGGCGCTGCGTCATCGGACCATCAGCGGGCTGAAAGTGTACGGACCCGACGAACTCGAGGCTCTGATACAGGAGACTGATATCCGCGAAGTGTTTCTGGCGATGCCCTCGCTGCGCCCGGGCAGACGGCGGGAGATCCTCGAGTCGCTGGAGCCAACAGCTGTGCATGTCCGGACCGTGCCTTCCGTGCACGAAATAATGACGGGCCGGAGGAAGGTGGCGGAGCTTCGAGACGTTCAGGTCGAAGATATTCTCGGTCGGGAAATCGTCTCCCCCGACCCGAAGCTGATGCAACGCTGCATCCGGTCTCAATCCGTGCTCGTGACCGGCGCGGGTGGATCGATTGGTTCCGAACTGTGTCGGCAGATAGTTGAACAGAAGCCAGTTCGCCTCGTGCTCTTCGAACACTCCGAATTCAATCTCTACTCAATAGAACAGGAATTGCGTACAAATATCGAGAAACGACAGCTCGATGTTGAACTGATCGGCGTACTCGGATCCGTATTGGACTCACCCCATCTGACTAACGTGATGAGTTCCTTCGAAATCGATACCATATATCATGTTGCGGCTTATAAACATGTTCCTATTGTGGAGAGGAACATCGTGGCGGGCATTCGGAACAACGTGTTTGGCACTCTCTTTGCCGCGCAGGCAGCATTGCGCGCGAAAGTCAGTAATTTCGTGCTTATATCCACCGACAAGGCCGTTCGCCCCACAAACATCATGGGTGCGAGTAAGAGACTGGCAGAACTTATTCTCCAGGCCCTTGCTTTCGAAGAGCAGCCGGAACTCATATCAGTTCCCGGATCACGCGATTCCTCGAACCCACAGTCGATTAAACGATCGACACGATTCACGATGGTGCGGTTTGGAAATGTACTGGATTCTTCGGGCTCAGTGATTCCCATCTTTAGAAAGCAGATCGAACTACGGGGACCGGTAACCGTTACACACCCGGAAGTGACTCGATATTTCATGACCATTCCTGAGGCGGCCCAGCTGGTGATCCAGGCGAGTTCGCTGGGAACCGGGGGTGAAGTCTTCGTGCTCGACATGGGGCAGCCGGTTAAAATTCTGGAGCTCGCGCAGAAGATGATCCGACTTTCCGGACTCACGGTTCGTGATGCTGAGAACCCCGATGGGGATGTGGCTATCAGTTTCGTCGGGTTGCGCCCGGGCGAGAAGCTTTTCGAAGAACTTCATATCGGGAGTGATATTCATCCCACCGGACATCCGAAGATACAGCGAGCGCTGGAAAACATGATTCCGTGGTCGGAAATGGTGGGGGTGATTCATGCATTACAAGCAGCCATCGAATCGAACGATCTGCAGGAAATCCATAAGATTTTCACCGAGACGGTTGATGGATTCGCGGTATCCGAACCCTTGGTTGACTGGATGTTCGAGATTGGCAGTCTCCCGAAAGACAATGTGGGTAACCTGGTAGCTATGCCGGCATCCCGCCGATTGAGCGACTGA
- the asnB gene encoding asparagine synthase (glutamine-hydrolyzing), which yields MCGITGFIDQAGAARVVGLDRVIEIMTGTLTHRGPDDSGFWSDERHQIALGHRRLAIVDLSPAGHQPMFSASGRYVIVYNGEIYSHAEMRDELAGQGVRFRGHSDTEVLLEAIACWGLEATLPRLIGMFAFALWDRQTAELTLVRDRLGIKPLYWARHKGSILFASELKAFREFPGWQPQIDRNAVAAYLRHNYIPAPHSIYEDVFKLEPGSILVFRAGDDPRSQKFWDFEKVAVEGLANRPQLSPEDAATALEQLLRDAVKRCMVADVPLGALLSGGIDSSLVAALMQDQSERPVRTFSIGFREGGFDEAPYARRIAEHIGSDHTELYVTPDQARDVIPRLPEMFDEPFSDSSQIPTYLVCAMTRRSVTVALSGDGGDELFAGYNRYLLGARLWRRTSWLPTPLRTAFGAGINLLSEQSWDQLARLIPSSARPPQFGNKMRKLGGGLRFPDPDAIYRQIVSHWHEPDQVVISGVEPRGPLWDEGYREKIPDFMERMQFFDTITYLPDDILTKVDRASMAASLEARVPLLDHRVVEFAWRLPLELKMREGNGKWILREILQRYVPRDLFDRPKMGFGVPIDDWLRGPLRDWAESLLDERRLREQGLLNPEPVRARWNSHLRGQNAGYQLWDVLMLQAWLERYAH from the coding sequence ATGTGCGGAATAACGGGTTTCATCGACCAAGCCGGTGCCGCCCGTGTAGTGGGCCTGGATCGGGTCATTGAGATAATGACCGGGACACTGACACACCGTGGCCCGGACGACTCGGGATTCTGGTCAGACGAACGCCATCAGATCGCACTAGGTCATCGCCGCCTCGCGATTGTCGACCTCAGTCCGGCAGGCCATCAGCCGATGTTCTCTGCCTCAGGGCGGTACGTAATCGTCTACAACGGAGAAATTTACAGTCACGCGGAAATGCGTGACGAGCTTGCCGGTCAGGGCGTTCGATTTCGAGGTCACTCTGATACGGAGGTCCTGCTGGAGGCGATTGCCTGCTGGGGGCTGGAAGCAACATTGCCCAGATTAATCGGGATGTTTGCATTTGCTCTGTGGGATCGCCAGACGGCGGAGCTGACGCTGGTACGGGATCGGCTGGGGATCAAACCCCTGTACTGGGCGCGGCACAAGGGCTCGATTCTGTTTGCTTCAGAGCTCAAAGCATTCAGAGAGTTTCCAGGCTGGCAACCGCAGATTGATAGGAATGCAGTCGCAGCCTATCTGCGCCACAACTACATACCCGCACCGCACTCCATATATGAAGATGTATTCAAGCTGGAGCCCGGCTCGATCCTTGTCTTTCGCGCTGGAGATGACCCGAGAAGTCAGAAATTCTGGGACTTCGAGAAAGTGGCTGTTGAAGGGCTCGCGAATCGTCCGCAGTTGAGTCCTGAAGATGCGGCGACTGCACTCGAACAGTTGCTTCGGGATGCCGTCAAGCGGTGCATGGTCGCTGATGTGCCCCTTGGGGCCCTGCTCTCCGGTGGGATTGATTCATCGCTGGTTGCCGCGCTGATGCAGGATCAGTCTGAAAGGCCAGTTCGAACTTTCTCTATTGGATTCCGCGAAGGCGGGTTCGATGAAGCTCCCTACGCGCGACGAATCGCGGAGCATATCGGCTCTGACCACACTGAGCTGTATGTAACGCCGGATCAGGCACGCGATGTCATACCGCGCCTGCCGGAGATGTTCGACGAACCCTTTTCGGATTCTTCCCAGATACCCACTTACCTGGTCTGTGCGATGACCAGACGATCTGTCACTGTAGCGCTCTCTGGAGATGGTGGAGATGAACTGTTTGCAGGGTACAACCGCTATCTTCTGGGTGCGAGGCTCTGGCGTCGGACGAGCTGGCTACCGACCCCGCTGCGTACCGCCTTCGGTGCCGGGATCAATCTTCTGTCCGAGCAGAGTTGGGATCAACTTGCCAGGCTGATCCCCAGCTCGGCCAGGCCACCGCAATTCGGCAATAAGATGCGCAAGCTGGGGGGTGGTTTGCGATTTCCGGACCCGGACGCGATCTATCGCCAGATTGTCAGCCACTGGCACGAGCCGGACCAGGTTGTGATCTCAGGAGTAGAGCCGCGTGGACCGCTGTGGGATGAGGGGTATCGAGAAAAGATCCCTGACTTCATGGAAAGGATGCAGTTTTTCGACACGATTACCTATCTGCCGGATGACATTCTCACCAAGGTCGACAGAGCCAGCATGGCGGCGTCACTCGAAGCGAGGGTCCCGTTGCTGGATCATCGGGTTGTGGAATTTGCTTGGCGTCTTCCGCTGGAACTGAAAATGCGCGAAGGCAACGGGAAATGGATTCTCCGTGAAATTCTGCAGCGCTACGTTCCACGGGACTTGTTCGATCGTCCGAAAATGGGATTCGGCGTACCGATCGATGACTGGCTCCGTGGTCCGCTGCGGGATTGGGCGGAGTCACTGCTGGATGAGCGCAGACTGCGGGAGCAGGGGCTGCTGAATCCGGAGCCGGTGAGAGCCAGGTGGAATTCACACCTGCGCGGACAGAATGCGGGATACCAGCTCTGGGATGTGCTGATGCTTCAGGCCTGGCTGGAAAGGTATGCCCATTGA
- a CDS encoding glycosyltransferase family 4 protein: protein MADSGKKLLFIVNDADFFISHRLPIALQALKSGFEVHLACPPAGSLDGVIAAGITHHSCSLSRSGLNPVSEFRSYLQLRRIVRQLNPDIVHLVTIKPVIYGSIIARMAGVPCTVAAISGLGYSFIDRSTPSPLNTLIVWLYRIALHSPGIRVVFQNQDDLDLFDHLNIIDRRQATLIPGSGVDIRRFSPAPTSDNSSSVILAARLLVDKGIREFVEAGAIVRRTHPQTRFVLVGGIDPGNPAAIPEHQITRWVDAGVVEWWGHRSDMPEVLSAARIVVLPSYREGMPKILAEAAAMGIAIVTTDVPGCRDSIIPEETGLLVPPRDSESLAAAISALLEDPIRARQMGVAGRRLAEAEFSVERIVDLNLALYRIES from the coding sequence TTGGCTGACTCTGGCAAAAAACTGCTGTTCATCGTCAACGACGCGGACTTCTTCATTTCCCACCGCCTGCCCATCGCGCTGCAGGCGCTGAAATCAGGCTTTGAAGTTCACCTCGCCTGCCCTCCGGCCGGCTCCCTCGACGGGGTGATCGCCGCAGGGATCACGCATCATTCCTGTTCACTTTCCCGCAGTGGCTTGAATCCCGTATCAGAGTTCCGCTCCTATCTGCAGCTCCGAAGAATCGTGCGCCAGCTCAATCCGGACATAGTCCATCTGGTGACGATCAAGCCCGTCATCTACGGAAGCATCATCGCCAGGATGGCAGGCGTTCCCTGCACTGTCGCCGCCATTTCCGGACTCGGCTATAGCTTCATCGATAGAAGCACCCCCAGTCCTCTGAACACTCTGATTGTCTGGCTTTACAGAATCGCGCTTCACAGCCCCGGAATCCGGGTGGTTTTTCAGAACCAGGACGATCTGGATCTGTTCGATCATCTCAACATCATCGATCGCCGCCAGGCAACTCTGATTCCCGGATCCGGAGTCGACATCCGTCGTTTCAGTCCAGCTCCCACCTCAGACAATTCGTCCTCGGTTATCCTTGCAGCCCGCCTGCTGGTTGATAAGGGCATCAGGGAATTTGTCGAGGCTGGCGCCATCGTTCGCCGAACACACCCGCAGACACGCTTTGTTCTGGTCGGCGGAATCGATCCCGGGAATCCCGCCGCCATTCCCGAGCATCAGATCACCCGCTGGGTGGATGCTGGTGTGGTTGAATGGTGGGGACACCGATCGGACATGCCGGAAGTGCTGTCTGCGGCACGTATTGTCGTCCTGCCTTCCTATCGGGAGGGAATGCCCAAGATTCTGGCTGAAGCTGCCGCGATGGGCATTGCGATCGTGACAACCGATGTACCCGGTTGCCGCGATTCGATCATTCCTGAAGAAACCGGCTTGCTTGTGCCACCCAGAGACTCGGAGTCTCTCGCGGCCGCCATCTCTGCACTTCTCGAGGATCCTATCCGCGCCCGGCAAATGGGCGTTGCCGGGCGACGCCTGGCCGAAGCCGAATTTTCAGTTGAGCGGATCGTGGATCTGAACCTTGCGCTTTACAGGATCGAGTCCTGA
- a CDS encoding O-antigen ligase family protein, which yields MQRLRALRFDRIQLNAILVVTSFVAVLTLSSQSAASYPTYILALSMLVSARMWGDVFESRLIWLVLVLVSYLCISTFWSDPFSGRELVSTLTRGVLIFSFVVALAECQLRGQVQRWMSRALGIVGGLVALIAVAGFYLDPPETYRLRGFGQLDHPVVAGLILSIVVLFLLQTLLSDRSTLWRSVALIAMAPVFVAISLTGSRNVWVSCSIGIVVYLFATFIRDKRSFPIAILGMLCVAIALIAGLAINEDTVELVLPRGDSFRLEIWSAVWNRLLESGLLFGAGLATPDSVELNGEVFQHPHNMYLAVAFQGGLVALALFLALILMVLVYAYRRFEIPDAKLLVALMATALSSYLLDGHELIDKVGETWFLFWLPVALGVGISWNFSGERRENLSEMI from the coding sequence ATGCAAAGACTGCGGGCGCTGCGCTTCGACAGAATTCAACTCAATGCGATTCTCGTGGTTACCAGTTTCGTTGCGGTTCTGACGCTGAGTTCGCAAAGCGCGGCGAGTTACCCGACCTATATTCTCGCCCTCTCGATGTTAGTCAGTGCGCGGATGTGGGGTGACGTCTTCGAATCGCGTCTGATCTGGCTTGTCCTGGTTCTGGTCAGCTATTTGTGCATCAGCACCTTCTGGTCCGATCCGTTTTCAGGACGGGAACTGGTATCAACGCTTACCAGAGGTGTTCTCATATTTTCTTTTGTAGTGGCCCTTGCTGAATGCCAGCTGCGTGGCCAGGTTCAGCGCTGGATGAGTCGAGCGCTGGGCATAGTGGGTGGATTGGTGGCATTGATTGCAGTGGCTGGATTTTATCTTGATCCGCCGGAAACATACCGACTCAGAGGGTTTGGTCAGCTTGATCACCCCGTAGTGGCTGGACTGATACTTTCGATTGTCGTGCTGTTCCTGCTGCAGACGCTCCTTTCCGACAGGTCAACCCTCTGGAGATCGGTGGCGTTGATTGCCATGGCTCCAGTATTCGTTGCTATTTCTCTCACTGGATCACGCAATGTCTGGGTATCGTGCAGCATCGGTATAGTTGTGTATCTGTTCGCGACGTTTATCCGGGATAAAAGAAGTTTTCCGATTGCGATTCTTGGAATGCTGTGCGTAGCCATTGCGCTGATCGCCGGCCTCGCCATTAACGAAGACACTGTAGAACTGGTGCTGCCCCGCGGAGACAGTTTTCGTCTTGAGATCTGGAGTGCAGTCTGGAACAGACTGTTGGAAAGTGGACTGCTGTTCGGCGCCGGGCTTGCCACACCAGACTCCGTTGAGCTGAATGGCGAAGTTTTCCAACACCCGCACAACATGTATCTCGCCGTAGCCTTTCAAGGTGGACTGGTTGCGCTTGCCCTGTTTCTGGCCCTGATATTGATGGTCCTGGTATACGCCTACCGGCGCTTCGAAATCCCCGATGCCAAGTTGCTGGTCGCGCTAATGGCAACTGCACTGTCTTCATACCTGCTCGATGGGCATGAGCTCATCGATAAGGTGGGTGAAACCTGGTTCCTGTTCTGGTTGCCCGTTGCGCTGGGCGTCGGAATATCGTGGAATTTTTCTGGAGAGCGGAGAGAAAACCTTTCGGAAATGATTTGA
- a CDS encoding lipid II flippase MurJ, whose amino-acid sequence MTLLNLLIQSAGFVKLLLIAHLFGTSAVLDGYYLSLVVPTLVIGLLGGMLQTGFTPVYTALIADSKQNADRLFSDVFWLTTIVLAPVCLFLALTAYPVAALLTLTEDTAVLEATATSMRVIAIVMLANTLADFLALALNAHKRFFLSAASPLVNVVVSTLALVVGPLGDQRTLTYGLLAGVSAQLLILILGLHHGGTRLSLNWPRLTPELRRVLSLVSMIALGVLATNFNGAIDQIMASLLGEGAVSTIGYANRFHGLVVQILIIGVGTVLLPHVASMVAAGDSDSIRSVFGGIFLILAFICSAAALLVTVMAPPVLQWLLTNNQLDLQGIQSISRVWMWYTFGLFPMAWGIYLARYFQAARLPLILTRLALVSCIANVALNLLLIGPFGLEGLAMSTSLVYLITGIALSRHFSRALNFSFDTDRRRILMVILLTAFFIVVALGEFAEIPLSIEIATCFFMMLFAAHILSLIPTARALYSRHG is encoded by the coding sequence GTGACCCTACTGAACCTGCTGATTCAGAGCGCAGGTTTCGTAAAACTTCTTCTGATCGCGCATCTGTTTGGGACCAGCGCGGTACTCGACGGTTACTACCTGTCTCTTGTTGTTCCCACGTTAGTCATCGGCCTGCTCGGTGGCATGCTGCAGACGGGGTTCACGCCTGTCTACACTGCCCTGATTGCCGATTCGAAGCAGAACGCGGATCGCCTCTTCTCCGATGTTTTCTGGCTGACCACGATAGTCCTGGCGCCAGTATGCCTGTTTCTCGCACTGACAGCCTACCCGGTCGCGGCGCTGCTCACGCTCACTGAAGATACCGCTGTGCTGGAGGCGACTGCGACTTCAATGAGGGTCATCGCGATCGTAATGCTGGCGAACACGCTGGCCGATTTCCTGGCTCTTGCACTCAATGCCCACAAGCGATTTTTCCTCTCTGCAGCGAGCCCACTGGTGAATGTCGTCGTATCGACACTCGCATTGGTGGTGGGTCCGCTGGGAGATCAGAGAACCCTCACCTACGGACTGCTCGCGGGTGTCAGCGCTCAACTTCTGATACTGATCCTGGGTCTGCATCACGGTGGCACACGTCTGAGTCTGAACTGGCCTCGCCTCACGCCCGAATTACGTCGAGTACTGTCCCTCGTCTCCATGATTGCTCTAGGCGTCCTTGCTACGAATTTTAATGGTGCCATCGATCAGATCATGGCAAGTCTGCTGGGCGAAGGTGCAGTCAGCACCATCGGCTACGCCAATCGCTTCCACGGACTCGTTGTACAGATCCTCATCATTGGAGTGGGTACTGTGCTTCTCCCACATGTTGCCAGCATGGTGGCAGCGGGAGATTCGGACTCCATACGCTCCGTGTTCGGCGGCATCTTTCTGATCCTCGCATTCATCTGCAGCGCAGCCGCCCTGCTTGTCACCGTGATGGCGCCGCCCGTGCTTCAGTGGTTGCTGACAAACAACCAGCTGGACTTACAGGGGATCCAATCCATCAGCCGGGTGTGGATGTGGTACACCTTCGGGCTTTTTCCCATGGCCTGGGGCATCTATCTGGCCCGCTACTTTCAGGCCGCGAGGCTCCCCCTGATTCTGACGAGACTTGCTCTGGTTTCCTGCATCGCCAACGTCGCGCTGAATCTGCTGCTCATTGGACCATTCGGGCTTGAAGGTCTGGCCATGAGCACCAGTCTGGTGTACCTGATTACCGGCATTGCGTTGAGCCGACACTTCTCCAGAGCATTGAATTTCTCTTTCGATACAGACCGCCGAAGGATTCTTATGGTAATTCTGTTGACCGCATTTTTCATCGTAGTTGCGCTGGGTGAATTCGCGGAGATCCCGCTTTCGATAGAAATCGCGACCTGCTTTTTTATGATGCTCTTCGCTGCCCACATTCTCAGTTTGATACCCACTGCTCGAGCGCTGTATTCCAGACATGGCTGA
- a CDS encoding glycosyltransferase: MSDKPRILVITACLDVGGTERHLLQMMPRLRDSGYEIDIFVLQKNGALTADFEARRIRVYESASNYEGLVGLLGVSATLVRHLIRQHYDIIHYFLPAAYVVGACCSLVASRAIRIMSRRSLNRYQEKSPLIRTVERGLHPFMYRIVGNSTAVLNDLRAEGAKETSLALIYNGVAAFAPGEPAMRRAIRAVHGADDDCLVLICVANLFRYKGHRDVLEGLAQSLSALGDNWQVWFAGRDAGIGDELRGLAEKLAIADHVRWLGECDNVPALLQSADIGVQCSTEEGFSNAVLEAMAAGLPLIATRVGGNPDAVIDAESGLLVSVGSPREISGAVAMLAGSRSLRRQYGESGRRRVLEYFSVEAALGGYRDLYAAALAHARR; this comes from the coding sequence TTGAGTGACAAACCCAGAATTCTGGTGATCACCGCCTGCCTCGATGTTGGAGGCACGGAGCGCCATCTTCTGCAGATGATGCCCCGTTTACGCGATTCCGGTTATGAGATCGACATCTTCGTTCTTCAGAAAAACGGTGCGCTGACGGCGGATTTTGAAGCCCGGCGGATCAGAGTTTACGAATCCGCTTCCAATTACGAAGGACTGGTCGGGTTGTTAGGAGTTTCAGCGACCCTGGTGCGTCATCTGATTCGACAACACTACGACATCATTCACTATTTCCTGCCCGCAGCTTACGTGGTCGGTGCCTGTTGCTCACTGGTCGCCAGCAGAGCCATCCGGATCATGAGCCGCCGCAGTCTGAATCGATATCAGGAGAAATCGCCGTTGATCCGGACAGTCGAGCGGGGGTTGCACCCGTTCATGTACAGGATTGTCGGGAACTCCACCGCGGTTCTGAATGATCTCAGGGCCGAAGGTGCAAAAGAGACGTCGTTGGCACTGATCTACAATGGTGTTGCGGCGTTTGCGCCCGGAGAACCCGCCATGCGTCGCGCAATCCGTGCTGTTCATGGTGCAGATGATGATTGTCTGGTGCTGATCTGTGTCGCAAATCTTTTCCGTTACAAAGGACATCGTGACGTGCTCGAAGGTCTGGCGCAGTCATTGAGTGCTCTCGGAGACAACTGGCAGGTCTGGTTTGCAGGTCGCGACGCCGGTATTGGAGATGAGTTGAGAGGTCTTGCGGAAAAACTCGCCATTGCGGACCACGTCAGGTGGCTGGGTGAGTGTGACAACGTTCCGGCGCTTCTGCAGAGCGCGGATATCGGGGTGCAGTGCTCTACCGAAGAAGGCTTTTCTAACGCAGTACTGGAGGCAATGGCGGCAGGGTTACCCCTGATCGCCACCCGCGTTGGGGGCAACCCGGATGCAGTCATCGACGCAGAGAGTGGATTGCTTGTTTCTGTCGGATCACCCCGGGAAATTTCAGGAGCGGTAGCCATGCTGGCTGGATCCAGAAGTCTTCGCAGGCAATATGGAGAGTCCGGAAGGCGGCGGGTGCTGGAGTACTTTTCCGTTGAGGCGGCGCTTGGCGGATATCGCGATCTCTATGCGGCTGCGCTCGCGCATGCGCGCAGGTGA
- a CDS encoding class I SAM-dependent methyltransferase, with the protein MAEIRTLTQVPCPLCNCAEHKILFQTKDYRQRVSDDAFTVSRCLECGAGYLSLRPTEEDLPRYYDEHFYWSFENDESARDSRESLLRNRQSQIRAKARWLSHLSPGRLLDIGTMKGEFIYHMASLGWDCEGVEFSRTPPNLFNMPIHYGDFLEMQGLPDSGYDCITLWAVLEHIYRPAEYIEKISRLLKPGGQLVLLVTNFNTLQARFFEMDDYPRHLNLFTKKSVRTLLQRHGLSIDRVSTDQSVFGGHLQGGFVYLCKRLCGYSRGEALSEWKSDATLIPFFHQWRGRGSRAMRAVAFADRILLSPIEKLLDSLGFGFTLTIVAKKATTATTSAK; encoded by the coding sequence ATGGCTGAAATTCGCACCCTTACACAGGTTCCCTGCCCTCTCTGCAACTGCGCAGAGCACAAGATTCTGTTCCAGACAAAGGACTATCGCCAGCGCGTCAGCGATGACGCGTTCACGGTCAGCCGGTGTCTGGAATGCGGCGCAGGCTACCTTTCTCTCCGTCCAACCGAGGAGGATCTGCCTCGCTATTACGACGAACACTTCTACTGGTCATTTGAAAACGACGAGTCGGCCAGAGACAGCCGTGAGTCGCTCCTTCGCAACAGGCAGTCCCAGATTCGTGCCAAGGCCAGGTGGCTATCGCATCTGTCACCCGGGCGACTGCTGGACATCGGCACGATGAAAGGAGAATTCATCTACCACATGGCGTCGCTCGGCTGGGACTGCGAAGGCGTCGAATTCTCCCGTACCCCACCAAATCTGTTCAATATGCCCATCCACTATGGTGACTTTCTGGAAATGCAGGGCCTTCCAGACTCAGGTTACGATTGCATTACCCTCTGGGCTGTTCTCGAGCACATCTACCGGCCCGCGGAATACATCGAAAAAATATCCCGACTGCTCAAACCTGGCGGTCAGCTGGTGCTTCTGGTCACCAACTTCAATACTCTCCAGGCGCGATTTTTCGAAATGGACGACTACCCGCGTCATCTGAATCTCTTCACGAAAAAATCCGTTCGGACACTTCTACAGCGTCACGGGCTGTCCATCGACCGCGTATCCACCGACCAGAGTGTGTTCGGCGGACACCTTCAGGGAGGATTCGTTTATCTGTGCAAGCGCCTGTGCGGCTACAGTCGCGGCGAAGCGTTGAGCGAATGGAAGAGCGACGCGACTCTCATACCATTTTTTCATCAGTGGCGGGGGCGTGGCAGTCGCGCTATGCGTGCCGTTGCGTTTGCGGACCGGATACTGTTGAGCCCGATCGAAAAACTGCTCGACAGTCTGGGATTCGGATTTACTCTGACCATCGTCGCGAAAAAGGCAACTACGGCAACCACGAGTGCGAAGTAG